Within Bradymonas sediminis, the genomic segment ACCTGGAGCGACTCGTCGCAGGCGCGCCAGGCGGCCTCGGTCGAGAATAATTTGGCCATCGAGGCCTGGCGCGAGAAACGCCCGCCTTTTTTGGCGGCTTCATTCTTCATCCACGCCGCCCGCAGGCACAGCAGGCGCGCCGCGTCGAGCTCGGTGGCCATGTCGGCCAGCTTGAATTGGATGCCCTGGAAGCGCCCGATGGCCTGGCCGAATTGCTCGCGCTCCTTGGAATAGTCGATGGCCAGGCTCAGCGCCTCGGTGCCGAGCCCCAGGGCCAGGCTGCCGATGCCGATGCGCCCGCCGTCCAGGGCGACCATGGCGATCTTGAAGCCGTCGCCAAGATTCCCCAGCAGCGCGTCTTCGCCGATGCGCACGTCCTCGAAGGTGATGGACACGGTGTTCGAGCCGCGCTGGCCCATTTTCTCCTCGGGCTTGCCGCAGGTGATGCCGTCGTGGGCGGCCGGGTCGAGTAGAAACGCCGACAGCTTCTCGTCGCCCTCGGGCATCTCGGTGCGCGCCCACACGATATAGGCGCCGGCGAATTCGCCCGAGGTGATCCAGGCCTTGGAGCCGTTGAGGACCCAGCCGCCGTCGACCCTGGTGGCGCGGGTGCGCATGCCGGCGGGGTCGGAGCCGGCGCCGGCCTCGCTTAAGCAAAACGCGCCGGCCTGGGCGGCGCCGGAGGTCAGGCGCGGGATAAATTGCTCCTTTTGCGCGGCGCTGCCGAACTTCTCAATCACCTCGCCCACCATATTGGTGACCGCCATGGTGACGGCCACGGCGGCGTCGGCGCGCGCGATCTCGGTGATGGCCAGGCTATAGGCGACCACGCCCGCCTCGGAGCCGCCGTAATCCGCCGCTATATTCACACCCATCAGGCCGAGTTCGGCCATTTTTTTGAGCGCGTCGGCCGGGAATTCCTCGGTCCGGTCGCGCTCGGCGGCGTGCGGGCGAAGTTCGGTGTCCGCGAACCGGCGGGCGGTGTCGCGCACGAGTTTTTGGGTCTCGTTGAGTTCGAAATTCATGGGGCGCCTTCAGGGAAATGGGTGTAAAAAACGTGTAAAATAAGCGAATTATTCGCCGATGAAGTTGGGGGCGCGCTTGGCGACGAACGCCTCCATGCCCTCTTTGCGGTCGGCGGTGCCAAAGAGCTCGCCGAAGGCCTTGACCTCCAAAGCGTTGCCCTCCTCGAGGGTCGTCTCGGCGCCAAGGCGCATGACCTGGCGCGCGCTGCGCACGGCGAGCGCGCCGTTGGCGGCGATTTTGGCGACCCGCTCAAAGACTTTTTCCATGAACTCGTCGGCCTCGAAGACGTCGGCGGCCAGACCGATTTTGAGCGCCTCGTCGGCCTTGATGACCCGGCCGGTGAAGAGCAATTCGCGCGCGGTATTAAAGCCCACGATCCGCCCCAGGCGCTGGGTGCCGCCGAACCCCGGGATCACGCCCAGAGTGACCTCGGGCAGGCCCAGCCGGGCTTTGCTCGACGCGTAGATGAAGTCACACGCCATCGCTAATTCCAGCCCGCCGCCCAGCGCGAAGCCGTTGACCGCGGCGATCACCGGGAAGGGGAGGGTGGCCAGCGCGCCCATGGCGTCGTGGCCCTTCTGGGAGAACGCGGTGGCGACCTCGACGCCGAACTCGGTCATCTCTTTGATGTCGGCGCCGGCGACAAACGCGCGGCCCGCGCCGGTGAGCACGAGCGCGCGGATATCGTCGCGGTCTTTGAGCTTGTCGACCACCTCGCTCAGGTCGTCGATGACCTGGCGGTTGATGGCGTTGAGCTGGTCGGGGCGGTTCACCGTGAGCACGGCGATCTGGTCTGTGCGCTCTTCGAGCAGCATCGATTTGAAGGTCATCATCTTGGCTGTATCGTTCGAATCGGACTGGGGTTTCTCAGACATAATCGCTCCTCAAAGCGTGAAAGAAGTTGAGTGCTCGCGGGCCCCGGCAGGGGAGCCCGCGGTGGGCTGACGCGCACAGGCGCGGGATCAATATTGGTAGAATCCGCGCCCGGTTTTGCGGCCCAGCCATCCGGCGTCGACGTACTTAACCAGCAGCGGGCAGGGGCGGTATTTGGAGTCGCCCAGGCCCTCGTGCAAGACGTTCATGATGGCCAGGCAGGTGTCCAGGCCGATGAAGTCGGCCAGGGTCAGCGGACCCATGGGCTGGTTGGTGCCAAGCTTCATCGTGGTGTCGATATCCTCGACGCTGCCCACGCCTTCCATCAGCACGTAGACCGCCTCGTTGATCATCGGCATCAGGATGCGGTTGGCGATAAAGCCGGGGTAATCCTGGGCTTCGACGGTGGTCTTGCCCATCTTCTCGGCGGCCTGGACGACGGCGTTATAAGAGGCGTCGTCGGTGGCCAGGCCGCGGATGACCTCGACCAATTTCATGATCGGCACCGGGTTCATAAAGTGCATGCCGATGACCTTCTCGGGGCGCTCGGTCTGCGCGGCGATGCGCGTGATCGAGATGCTCGAGGTGTTGGTCGCAAGGATCGCGTGGGCCGGGGCGTGGGCGTCGATGTCGCGGAAGATCTTGAATTTAAGTTCTTCGTTCTC encodes:
- a CDS encoding acyl-CoA dehydrogenase family protein gives rise to the protein MNFELNETQKLVRDTARRFADTELRPHAAERDRTEEFPADALKKMAELGLMGVNIAADYGGSEAGVVAYSLAITEIARADAAVAVTMAVTNMVGEVIEKFGSAAQKEQFIPRLTSGAAQAGAFCLSEAGAGSDPAGMRTRATRVDGGWVLNGSKAWITSGEFAGAYIVWARTEMPEGDEKLSAFLLDPAAHDGITCGKPEEKMGQRGSNTVSITFEDVRIGEDALLGNLGDGFKIAMVALDGGRIGIGSLALGLGTEALSLAIDYSKEREQFGQAIGRFQGIQFKLADMATELDAARLLCLRAAWMKNEAAKKGGRFSRQASMAKLFSTEAAWRACDESLQVFGGYGYTKEYAVERLLRDVRVTRIYEGTNEIQRVVIARDLSRNGL
- a CDS encoding enoyl-CoA hydratase/isomerase family protein, whose translation is MSEKPQSDSNDTAKMMTFKSMLLEERTDQIAVLTVNRPDQLNAINRQVIDDLSEVVDKLKDRDDIRALVLTGAGRAFVAGADIKEMTEFGVEVATAFSQKGHDAMGALATLPFPVIAAVNGFALGGGLELAMACDFIYASSKARLGLPEVTLGVIPGFGGTQRLGRIVGFNTARELLFTGRVIKADEALKIGLAADVFEADEFMEKVFERVAKIAANGALAVRSARQVMRLGAETTLEEGNALEVKAFGELFGTADRKEGMEAFVAKRAPNFIGE
- a CDS encoding 3-hydroxybutyryl-CoA dehydrogenase, encoding MSDNNADIKHTEIKKIGIIGAGQMGHGIAQVAAVSGYDVILSDISEEALKKGVAGIEKSLGKFVKKERMTPEDRDAALARIRTTTSLKEAAQSDLIIEAATENEELKFKIFRDIDAHAPAHAILATNTSSISITRIAAQTERPEKVIGMHFMNPVPIMKLVEVIRGLATDDASYNAVVQAAEKMGKTTVEAQDYPGFIANRILMPMINEAVYVLMEGVGSVEDIDTTMKLGTNQPMGPLTLADFIGLDTCLAIMNVLHEGLGDSKYRPCPLLVKYVDAGWLGRKTGRGFYQY